The following coding sequences lie in one Longimicrobium sp. genomic window:
- a CDS encoding CpsD/CapB family tyrosine-protein kinase, whose protein sequence is IFKVPAEPGLTQVVLGHSALAEAIRPTTVKNLFLLTAGTLPPNPAELLGSDRMQEVIAELQGAFDMVVFDTPPVLAASDGVVLAAGVDGVVLVVRAASTARGAAQHALRQLGAVGARVLGVVLNDPEGRMPTYGGYGDYNYYYAAYAAVGEPTPNGKRREHASV, encoded by the coding sequence ATCTTCAAGGTCCCGGCCGAGCCGGGGCTCACGCAGGTGGTGCTGGGGCACTCCGCCCTGGCCGAGGCCATCCGCCCCACCACCGTCAAGAACCTGTTCCTGCTCACCGCGGGAACGCTGCCGCCCAACCCGGCCGAGCTGCTGGGGAGCGACCGCATGCAGGAGGTGATCGCCGAGCTGCAGGGCGCCTTCGACATGGTGGTGTTCGACACCCCGCCCGTGCTGGCGGCCTCGGACGGCGTGGTGCTGGCGGCCGGCGTCGACGGCGTGGTGCTGGTGGTCCGGGCGGCGAGCACCGCCCGCGGGGCGGCGCAGCACGCGCTGCGGCAGCTGGGCGCCGTGGGCGCCCGGGTGCTGGGCGTGGTGCTGAACGACCCCGAGGGCCGCATGCCCACCTACGGCGGCTACGGCGACTACAACTACTACTACGCGGCCTACGCCGCGGTGGGCGAGCCCACCCCCAACGGCAAGCGGCGCGAGCACGCCTCCGTCTGA